A portion of the Macaca thibetana thibetana isolate TM-01 chromosome 9, ASM2454274v1, whole genome shotgun sequence genome contains these proteins:
- the TFAM gene encoding transcription factor A, mitochondrial isoform X2: MAFLRSMWGVLNALGRSGAELCSGCGSRLRSPFSFVYLPKWFSSVLASCPKKPVSSYLRFSKQQLPIYRAQNPDAKTTELVRRIAKHWRELPDSEKKIYRDAYKAEWEVYKEKISKFKEQLTPDEITSLEKEILDKRLKRKAVTKRKELIQLGKPKRPRSAYNVYVAERFQEAKGESPQEKLKTVKENWKNLSDSEKELYIQHAKEDEIRYHNEMKSWEEHMIEIGRKDVLRRTIKQRQKYGAEEYYK, from the exons ATGGCGTTTCTCCGGAGCATGTGGGGCGTGCTGAATGCGCTGGGAAGGTCCGGAGCGGAGCTGTGCAGCGGCTGTGGGAGTCGACTGCGCTCCCCCTTCAG TTTTGTGTATTTACCGAAGTGGTTTTCATCTGTCTTGGCAAGTTGTCCAAAGAAACCTGTAAGTTCTTACCTTCGATTTTCTAAACAACAACTACCCATATATAGAGCTCAGAACCCAG ATGCAAAAACTACAGAACTAGTTAGAAGAATTGCCAAGCATTGGAGGGAACTTCCTGATTCAGAGAAAAAA atatatcGAGATGCTTATAAGGCGGAGTGGGaggtatacaaagaaaaaataagcaaatttaaaGAACAGCTAACTCCAGATGAGATTACATCTTTGGAAAAAGAAATCCTGGACAAGCGTTTAAAAAGGAAAGCTGtgacaaaaagaaaa gagTTAATACAGCTTGGAAAACCAAAAAGACCTCGTTCAGCTTATAACGTTTATGTAGCTGAAAGATTCCAAGAAGCTAAGGGTGAATCACCGCAG GAAAAGCTGAAGACTgtaaaggaaaactggaaaaatctgTCTGATTCTGAAAAGGAA TTATATATTCAGCATGCTAAAGAGGACGAAATTCGTTATCATAATGAAATGAAGTCTTGGGAAGAACACATGATTGAAATTGGACGAAAGGATGTTCTACGTCGCACAATAAAGCAACGACAAAAATATGGTGCTGAGGAGTATTACAAGTAG
- the TFAM gene encoding transcription factor A, mitochondrial isoform X1 — MIRNTGGSHAGSSCDCWGFSVVSGGSPILGPGHCLIRWSDGVSPEHVGRAECAGKVRSGAVQRLWESTALPLQFCVFTEVVFICLGKLSKETYAKTTELVRRIAKHWRELPDSEKKIYRDAYKAEWEVYKEKISKFKEQLTPDEITSLEKEILDKRLKRKAVTKRKELIQLGKPKRPRSAYNVYVAERFQEAKGESPQEKLKTVKENWKNLSDSEKELYIQHAKEDEIRYHNEMKSWEEHMIEIGRKDVLRRTIKQRQKYGAEEYYK; from the exons ATGATAAGAAACACCGGAGGGTCGCACGCGGGTTCCAGTTGTGATTGCTGGGGTTTTTCTGTAGTGTCAGGAGGTTCTCCGATATTGGGGCCGGGTCACTGCCTCATCCGCTGGAGCGATGGCGTTTCTCCGGAGCATGTGGGGCGTGCTGAATGCGCTGGGAAGGTCCGGAGCGGAGCTGTGCAGCGGCTGTGGGAGTCGACTGCGCTCCCCCTTCAG TTTTGTGTATTTACCGAAGTGGTTTTCATCTGTCTTGGCAAGTTGTCCAAAGAAACCT ATGCAAAAACTACAGAACTAGTTAGAAGAATTGCCAAGCATTGGAGGGAACTTCCTGATTCAGAGAAAAAA atatatcGAGATGCTTATAAGGCGGAGTGGGaggtatacaaagaaaaaataagcaaatttaaaGAACAGCTAACTCCAGATGAGATTACATCTTTGGAAAAAGAAATCCTGGACAAGCGTTTAAAAAGGAAAGCTGtgacaaaaagaaaa gagTTAATACAGCTTGGAAAACCAAAAAGACCTCGTTCAGCTTATAACGTTTATGTAGCTGAAAGATTCCAAGAAGCTAAGGGTGAATCACCGCAG GAAAAGCTGAAGACTgtaaaggaaaactggaaaaatctgTCTGATTCTGAAAAGGAA TTATATATTCAGCATGCTAAAGAGGACGAAATTCGTTATCATAATGAAATGAAGTCTTGGGAAGAACACATGATTGAAATTGGACGAAAGGATGTTCTACGTCGCACAATAAAGCAACGACAAAAATATGGTGCTGAGGAGTATTACAAGTAG